In a single window of the Campylobacter fetus subsp. testudinum 03-427 genome:
- the hyfB gene encoding hydrogenase-4, component B (Pfam matches to PF00361.16 Proton_antipo_M, and to PF00662.16 Proton_antipo_N), whose product MLEIIYTSFFLVGVVCLALYKMPKIALYIGLAIPCIISIFSTIYFIKNINSTYGFKLAGNFLFSPHFIITPLSGFFSFIITFIAIGICIYTIGYIKEFKDRGNLAVFAALFNFFILSMLLVVSSSDVFSFIVLWEIMTLISALLLKFNDEKHSNKTVMIYLSIAQIGAFCILIALLFISYFAGSFSFMQWSKIDIDPTFATCILVLLLIGFGSKIGMFPFHVWAPLVYPLAPSNVAGMLSGIMSKMAVFGIIQFSVILPITSGFALSVVVLGAISALIGITYALIQNDYIKLISYSSVENLGIIMLGVGVGFYGISIAEPTLVLLGFIGALFHVLNHSTFKSLLFLGSGSIYSVTRTKNMNSLGGLARKMPFTALFFLIGAISISALPPLNGFISEWFIYRSMFMGALDDSIASRLIFALAIICLALTGAMVVYAFIKLYGVIFAGAPKDENIYNRSCEKSFFMPLGMFILAFSSIYFAVFANNIILFLGNVVLYLMPQTMYSMNINVISMPTIIILLMFALALPFLLFGLLGANMSRARASEPWACGFKFSPQMNMNSNSFVGDFKRLLSKFIKFKTEIKQQNYFSNVDYKTSSEDVWWKILYEPIIKFNALIADKIGIFQNGRSSFYVVYILVYLYAMLVAGFYFLGA is encoded by the coding sequence ATGCTTGAAATAATTTATACGTCGTTTTTTTTGGTAGGAGTTGTATGCTTAGCTCTTTATAAAATGCCAAAAATCGCTCTTTATATCGGACTAGCGATACCTTGTATAATATCTATATTTAGCACGATATATTTTATAAAAAATATAAACTCAACATACGGTTTTAAATTAGCTGGAAATTTCTTATTTTCTCCGCATTTTATAATAACTCCATTAAGTGGATTTTTTAGTTTTATCATAACTTTTATAGCGATTGGTATCTGTATATACACCATTGGATATATAAAAGAGTTTAAAGATAGAGGAAATCTCGCTGTTTTTGCGGCTTTATTTAACTTTTTTATCCTTTCTATGCTGCTTGTAGTTTCTAGTTCAGATGTTTTTAGCTTCATTGTTTTATGGGAAATAATGACTTTAATATCTGCTCTTTTACTTAAATTTAATGATGAAAAACATAGCAATAAAACAGTGATGATATATCTTAGCATAGCACAAATAGGTGCATTTTGCATACTTATAGCACTTCTTTTTATATCTTACTTTGCTGGAAGCTTCTCATTTATGCAATGGAGCAAAATAGATATAGATCCAACCTTTGCTACTTGCATTCTTGTTCTGCTTTTAATAGGATTTGGTAGTAAAATCGGAATGTTTCCGTTCCACGTATGGGCACCACTTGTTTATCCGTTGGCTCCTTCAAACGTAGCAGGAATGTTAAGCGGTATTATGTCTAAAATGGCGGTATTTGGTATTATTCAATTTAGCGTTATATTGCCTATTACCTCTGGATTTGCTCTTAGTGTTGTAGTATTAGGAGCTATTAGTGCGCTGATTGGTATAACTTACGCTTTGATACAAAATGATTATATAAAATTAATATCATATAGCTCAGTTGAAAACTTAGGTATCATTATGCTTGGAGTTGGAGTTGGATTTTATGGTATTAGCATAGCTGAACCGACTTTGGTTTTGCTTGGATTTATAGGAGCTTTATTTCACGTGCTAAATCACTCAACATTTAAATCATTGCTATTTTTAGGTTCTGGAAGCATATATAGTGTTACTAGAACAAAAAATATGAACTCTCTTGGCGGACTTGCTAGAAAAATGCCTTTTACCGCGCTATTTTTCTTGATAGGCGCCATTAGCATATCTGCGCTTCCTCCGCTAAATGGATTTATCAGTGAATGGTTTATTTATAGATCTATGTTTATGGGAGCACTTGATGATAGTATAGCTTCAAGACTGATTTTTGCTCTTGCTATCATATGTTTAGCACTTACTGGAGCTATGGTAGTTTATGCTTTTATCAAGCTTTATGGAGTTATATTTGCCGGAGCACCAAAAGATGAAAACATATACAACAGATCTTGCGAAAAATCGTTTTTTATGCCACTTGGTATGTTTATACTCGCTTTTAGCTCTATTTATTTTGCTGTTTTTGCAAATAATATAATTTTATTCTTAGGAAACGTAGTTTTGTATTTAATGCCTCAAACTATGTACAGTATGAACATAAACGTCATTTCAATGCCTACTATAATTATTTTACTAATGTTTGCTTTAGCACTTCCGTTTCTTCTTTTTGGACTGCTTGGAGCAAATATGAGTAGAGCCAGAGCAAGCGAACCTTGGGCTTGCGGATTTAAATTTAGCCCACAAATGAATATGAACTCAAACTCATTTGTTGGGGATTTTAAAAGACTTCTTAGTAAATTTATAAAATTTAAAACTGAAATTAAGCAACAAAATTACTTTAGTAATGTAGATTATAAAACCAGCTCAGAAGATGTTTGGTGGAAGATTTTATATGAGCCGATTATCAAATTTAATGCACTCATAGCAGATAAAATAGGCATTTTTCAAAACGGAAGAAGCAGTTTTTACGTGGTATATAT
- the hyfA gene encoding hydrogenase-4, component A (Pfam match to PF13247.2 Fer4_11) → MYKKHKFVICDPELCIGCKACMKACSKEAYKRGKLAKPRLDVIKMTNGVMPNQCRQCDDAPCALVCPSAALRNEYGYVEMHEQLCIGCALCVNACPYGAIHLDSLAIASNGSNLDEMDVCGDGFMSVALKCDICDGRDEGSACVEVCPKGALVMLDPITNKHKYGKKLKDGENMSNFISKILNCPPPQITIAQKEKQPKETLKAQQGEADA, encoded by the coding sequence TTGTATAAAAAACATAAATTCGTAATCTGCGATCCTGAGCTTTGCATAGGTTGCAAAGCTTGTATGAAAGCGTGTTCAAAAGAAGCTTATAAACGTGGAAAATTAGCAAAACCTAGACTTGATGTTATCAAAATGACAAACGGCGTTATGCCAAATCAATGCCGTCAGTGCGACGACGCGCCTTGCGCACTAGTCTGTCCAAGTGCTGCGTTGCGCAACGAATACGGATATGTTGAGATGCACGAGCAGCTTTGCATAGGCTGCGCTTTATGCGTAAATGCGTGTCCATACGGCGCGATTCATCTTGATAGTTTAGCCATAGCATCAAACGGATCAAATTTAGATGAAATGGACGTATGTGGCGACGGTTTTATGAGCGTAGCACTAAAATGCGATATCTGCGATGGTAGAGATGAGGGAAGTGCTTGTGTGGAAGTCTGTCCAAAAGGCGCTTTAGTAATGCTTGATCCTATCACGAACAAACATAAATACGGCAAAAAGCTAAAAGATGGTGAAAATATGTCAAATTTCATATCTAAAATTCTAAATTGTCCGCCACCTCAAATCACAATAGCGCAAAAAGAAAAACAACCAAAAGAGACACTAAAAGCGCAGCAAGGAGAGGCAGATGCTTGA
- a CDS encoding phenylalanine/histidine ammonia-lyase (Pfam match to PF00221.15 Lyase_aromatic) encodes MKSFMILSAVAALALSLNASSVTLDGSNVTSRDIVDIANGAKVGIDQNAFSKVKKAHEILLNAAKDGQKIYGLTVGVGLNKDKNFVDAKGNLDPEVIKASTDFNIGLIHAHCGGVGEDLPLQTVRAILATRLNNMLFAGAGVQEEVVHLYQEFLNQDILPVMPSSGSMGEADITILGHIGLVMLGEGKVYYKGVKMNASEALQKAGLKKLSPFGKDSLSILSSNAYSAALANLALEDFKQAFEVSKTVFALSLEALNGNVAPFLPEATSLRPYPSFVSTAKDIREILKGSYLWEQNGERALQDPLSYRDATYLFAALQSSIDELEKLMKIQLNSSDDNPGIYIGKISKDASFQENKLFTNGGAVVPTSNFEPLLWVVEFEKASIVLAHNSKASAHRTIKLSDDNFTHLSRFLGTDKTIHAFGAMQKPFVSLAGENEFLANPASLDYSPVAGNIEDIATNAPFVVQKFQKQIDNFYHILGMELIHAAQAIDLRKQKDPNLKLSKSTQKIYDEYRKVVKFMDIDRPLSDDFKNSAKFLKNYK; translated from the coding sequence ATGAAAAGTTTTATGATTTTATCTGCTGTAGCAGCGTTGGCTCTTAGCTTGAATGCTAGTAGCGTAACATTAGACGGTAGTAACGTAACGTCTCGCGATATAGTAGATATAGCAAACGGGGCAAAGGTGGGCATTGATCAAAATGCTTTTTCAAAAGTAAAAAAAGCACATGAAATTTTGCTTAACGCCGCAAAGGACGGTCAAAAAATTTATGGACTAACAGTCGGCGTCGGTCTTAATAAAGACAAAAATTTCGTTGATGCAAAAGGAAATTTAGATCCAGAAGTTATCAAAGCATCAACGGATTTTAACATAGGTCTTATACACGCTCATTGTGGCGGTGTTGGTGAAGATCTACCGCTTCAAACAGTAAGAGCGATCCTTGCAACAAGACTTAATAATATGCTTTTTGCCGGAGCTGGTGTTCAAGAAGAGGTTGTACATCTTTATCAAGAGTTTTTAAATCAAGACATACTTCCTGTTATGCCAAGTAGCGGTTCAATGGGCGAAGCTGATATCACTATACTAGGACACATCGGTCTTGTGATGTTAGGAGAAGGTAAGGTCTATTATAAAGGTGTAAAAATGAACGCCAGTGAGGCTTTACAAAAAGCAGGACTTAAAAAACTATCACCGTTTGGTAAAGATAGTTTATCTATATTGAGTTCAAACGCTTACTCAGCAGCACTTGCAAATCTTGCGCTTGAAGATTTTAAACAAGCATTTGAAGTTTCAAAAACAGTATTTGCACTCAGTTTAGAAGCTTTAAATGGTAATGTTGCTCCATTTTTACCAGAAGCTACTAGTTTAAGACCTTATCCAAGCTTTGTCTCAACTGCAAAAGATATAAGAGAGATCTTAAAAGGTAGCTATCTGTGGGAACAAAATGGTGAGAGAGCTTTGCAAGATCCGCTTAGTTATAGGGACGCTACGTATCTGTTTGCCGCACTTCAAAGTAGCATCGACGAATTAGAAAAACTAATGAAAATTCAGCTAAATTCCTCAGACGATAATCCAGGAATTTATATAGGAAAAATTTCAAAAGATGCTAGTTTTCAAGAAAATAAACTATTTACAAACGGTGGCGCTGTTGTTCCTACATCGAATTTCGAGCCGTTACTTTGGGTAGTTGAGTTTGAAAAAGCGTCTATAGTTTTAGCTCATAACTCAAAAGCTTCAGCGCACAGAACTATAAAATTATCAGACGATAATTTCACTCATCTTAGCAGATTTTTAGGCACTGATAAAACTATCCACGCTTTTGGAGCTATGCAAAAACCTTTTGTGTCACTAGCAGGTGAAAATGAATTCCTAGCAAATCCCGCTTCGCTTGATTACTCTCCTGTAGCAGGAAATATAGAAGATATTGCGACAAATGCGCCGTTTGTAGTTCAAAAATTCCAAAAACAGATAGATAACTTTTATCATATTTTAGGTATGGAACTCATCCACGCAGCTCAAGCTATCGATTTAAGAAAGCAAAAAGACCCAAATTTAAAACTATCAAAATCTACACAAAAAATATATGATGAGTATAGAAAAGTTGTTAAATTTATGGATATAGACAGACCTTTAAGCGACGATTTCAAAAATTCGGCGAAATTTTTGAAAAATTATAAATAA
- a CDS encoding putative protein (MOMP domain) (Pfam match to PF05538.7 Campylo_MOMP), which translates to MKKSTFLLVSMITSMALADSDTLQSALKDGKFSGDISAFSETRHINEGQKSVYYNNTSYIIGSVGLKYESDFYKNFKFVTGFRGAAPLYEKDKNYKTLHGTGDSTERIYEDDRMMLSNLYLEYNAYDTSVKVGRQEMITDWVGKINDGVRVTNNSIENLTLDAIWTRAQGRVYMKEMWGFKSINKENGGLFNLGGTYKFDNGLGFKAYGLYADEVFSALGAKIIYDGQISDELGVGGTIHYAQSDEDKNKDDGSVFEGLLYAKYLDTKLTLGYVKSGKEIGWGSLNMAGDQIVQFEEGDVMYERDAKTFYAMLSTSIADLSLTGIFGTTEYKLKGGDDTNYRQNEFSAWLSYPIMKNLQGLLIYDQVFKSQAGYPSLTQVGVGLIYSF; encoded by the coding sequence ATGAAAAAAAGTACATTTTTGCTTGTTTCGATGATCACTAGTATGGCTTTAGCTGATAGTGATACGTTGCAAAGTGCGCTTAAAGACGGTAAGTTTAGCGGAGATATCTCCGCTTTTTCAGAAACTCGTCATATAAATGAAGGTCAAAAAAGCGTTTATTATAACAATACATCATATATCATAGGTTCTGTTGGCTTAAAATACGAAAGCGATTTTTATAAAAATTTCAAATTTGTAACAGGTTTTAGAGGCGCGGCTCCTTTATATGAAAAAGATAAAAATTATAAAACATTGCACGGTACTGGAGATTCTACAGAGAGAATTTACGAAGACGATAGGATGATGTTATCAAATTTGTATTTAGAATACAACGCATATGATACGTCTGTTAAAGTAGGTCGTCAAGAGATGATAACTGACTGGGTCGGTAAGATAAATGATGGAGTTAGAGTGACAAACAACTCTATCGAAAACTTGACTTTGGACGCTATCTGGACACGCGCTCAAGGTAGAGTTTATATGAAAGAGATGTGGGGTTTTAAAAGTATAAATAAAGAAAACGGCGGACTTTTTAACCTTGGTGGAACTTATAAATTTGATAATGGGCTTGGATTTAAAGCGTATGGTTTGTACGCAGATGAGGTATTTTCAGCTCTTGGCGCAAAGATTATCTATGATGGACAAATAAGCGATGAGCTTGGTGTTGGTGGCACCATTCACTACGCCCAAAGCGACGAAGATAAAAACAAAGATGATGGTAGTGTTTTTGAGGGATTGCTCTATGCTAAATACTTAGATACGAAACTTACTTTAGGATATGTAAAATCAGGTAAAGAGATCGGCTGGGGTAGTTTAAATATGGCTGGAGATCAAATCGTTCAATTTGAAGAGGGCGATGTAATGTATGAAAGAGACGCTAAGACTTTTTATGCGATGTTATCGACGAGTATAGCAGATCTTTCCTTAACTGGTATATTTGGTACAACAGAGTATAAGCTTAAGGGCGGCGATGATACGAACTATAGACAAAACGAATTTAGCGCATGGCTTAGTTATCCTATAATGAAAAATTTACAAGGACTTTTGATATATGATCAAGTATTTAAATCTCAAGCTGGATATCCTAGTTTGACTCAAGTCGGCGTCGGGCTGATTTATAGTTTTTAA